A stretch of Carya illinoinensis cultivar Pawnee chromosome 14, C.illinoinensisPawnee_v1, whole genome shotgun sequence DNA encodes these proteins:
- the LOC122294473 gene encoding cell number regulator 6-like, translated as MADGNTHSQSRYVKLKKDQAPLEEITPGELNQPIQVPQLVVHRCNECGQPLPESYQPPADEDWTTGICGCAEDTESCWTGLFCPCVLFGRNVENLQDIPWTNACVCHGMCVEGGLALAAATALFHGIDPKTSFLIAEGLLFSWWMCGIYTGLFRQSLQKKYHLKNSPCDPCLVHCCFHWCAICQEHREMKNHLSDNVAVNMTVVSPPPAQEMDTRDNKESTPSAPENGEQSNLEIQHL; from the exons ATGGCTGATGGAAACACGCACTCGCAGTCGCGGTACGTGAAGTTGAAGAAGGATCAAGCACCATTGGAGGAGATCACCCCCGGAGAGCTTAACCAACCCATTCAAGTCCCTCAG TTAGTCGTTCATAGATGTAATGAATGTGGTCAACCACTGCCTGAAAGCTACCAGCCACCTGCTGATGAAGATTGGACAACTGGGATTTGTGGCTGTGCTGAAGATACTGAAAGTT GCTGGACTGGACTTTTCTGCCCATGTGTGTTGTTTGGACGTAATGTTGAAAATTTGCAAGATATTCCATGGACCAATGCATGTGTTTGTCATGGCATGTGTGTCGAAGGTGGACTTGCACTTGCAGCAGCAACAGCTCTGTTCCATGGTATTGATCCTAAGACATCATTTCTCATTGCTGAGGGTCTTTTATTTAGTTGGTGGATGTGCGGCATCTACACTGGTTTATTTCGACAATCATTGCAGAAGAAATATCATCTCAAG AACTCGCCATGTGACCCCTGCCTGGTGCACTGCTGCTTTCACTGGTGTGCCATATGTCAGGAGCACAGGGAGATGAAAAACCATTTATCTGATAATGTCGCAGTTAACATGACTGTTGTTAGCCCTCCACCGGCTCAAGAGATGGACACTCGCGATAACAAGGAGTCCACACCATCTGCACCCGAAAATGGCGAGCAAAGCAATTTGGAAATTCAGCATTTGTAG
- the LOC122294472 gene encoding 3-hydroxyisobutyryl-CoA hydrolase-like protein 1, mitochondrial isoform X1 → MMQRFKAALVLRRNPHVPRLLNQYRALCSLPDSAVTDNLDDQVLVEGKPWSRTAILNRPSVLNALSTAMGARLQKLYTCWENDPDIGFVTMKGSGRAFCAGGDIVTLYHLINAGKMDDCKEFFRTLYTFIYFLGTYLKPNVALLNGVTMGGGAGVSIPGMFRVATDKTVFATPETLIGFHPDAGASFYLSRLPGHLGEYLALTGDKLNGSEMIACGLATHYAHTARLPLIEEQLGKLVTDDPSVIETSLEKSSDLVSPDKKSVVKRIEMLDRTFCHDTVEEIIDALESEAGKTNDAWCVSTLRRFKETSPLSLKVSLKSIREARFQTLDQCLIREYRMSLQGISNQVSRDFCEGVRARMVEKDLAPKWDPPSLEQVSEDMVQHYFSRLNEFEPDLELPTKLREAFT, encoded by the exons ATGATGCAGAGGTTTAAGGCAGCCTTAGTGCTGAGGCGCAACCCTCACGTTCCTCGATTGCTCAACCAATACAGAGCCCTCTGCTCTCTTCCGGACAGTGCTGTTACCGATAATCTTGACGACCAA GTATTGGTTGAGGGCAAGCCTTGGTCCAGAACAGCGATTCTGAACAGACCCTCGGTGCTAAATGCTCTGAGTACCGCAATG GGGGCTAGATTGCAAAAGCTGTACACATGCTGGGAAAATGATCCTGATATTGGTTTTGTTACCATGAAG GGCAGTGGCCGGGCATTTTGTGCTGGTGGAGATATTGTGACACTTTATCATCTCATAAACGCAG GGAAGATGGACGATTGCAAGGAATTTTTTAGGACATTATatactttcatatattttctaGGTACATATTTGAAGCCAAAT GTGGCGCTTTTAAATGGCGTTACTATGGGTGGTGGGGCTGGAGTATCAATCCCTGGGATGTTTAGGGTTGCAACTGATAAAACT GTTTTTGCTACCCCTGAAACTCTCATTGGTTTCCACCCAGATGCTGGCGCGTCATTTTACCTCTCACGTCTCCCTGGTCACCTTG GGGAGTACTTGGCTCTTACAGGAGACAAACTCAATGGATCAGAAATGATTGCTTGCGGGCTTGCTACACATTATGCACATACTGCA AGGCTTCCATTAATTGAAGAACAACTTGGAAAATTGGTTACTGATGATCCTTCAGTCATTGAAACCTCTTTAGAAAAATCTAGTGACCTTGTCTCTCCAGATAAGAAAAGTGTAGTTAAAAG GATTGAAATGCTTGATAGAACTTTCTGCCATGACACAGTTGAAGAAATTATCGATGCTTTG GAGAGTGAAGCAGGTAAAACAAATGATGCATGGTGCGTTTCTACCCTACGGAGGTTTAAAGAAACCTCACCATTAAGTTTGAAGGTTTCTTTGAAATCA ATACGAGAAGCTAGATTTCAGACCCTTGATCAGTGCTTGATCCGCGAATACCGAATGTCACTCCAAGGGATATCTAATCAAGTTTCAAGAGACTTTTGCGAG gGTGTCAGGGCACGGATGGTGGAAAAGGACTTGGCACCAAAG TGGGATCCTCCGAGTTTGGAGCAAGTGTCTGAAGACATGGTGCAGCACTACTTTTCCCGGCTTAACGAGTTTGAGCCTGATCTGGAGCTACCCACAAAACTTCGTGAAGCATTCACATAA
- the LOC122294472 gene encoding 3-hydroxyisobutyryl-CoA hydrolase-like protein 1, mitochondrial isoform X2: MKGSGRAFCAGGDIVTLYHLINAGKMDDCKEFFRTLYTFIYFLGTYLKPNVALLNGVTMGGGAGVSIPGMFRVATDKTVFATPETLIGFHPDAGASFYLSRLPGHLGEYLALTGDKLNGSEMIACGLATHYAHTARLPLIEEQLGKLVTDDPSVIETSLEKSSDLVSPDKKSVVKRIEMLDRTFCHDTVEEIIDALESEAGKTNDAWCVSTLRRFKETSPLSLKVSLKSIREARFQTLDQCLIREYRMSLQGISNQVSRDFCEGVRARMVEKDLAPKWDPPSLEQVSEDMVQHYFSRLNEFEPDLELPTKLREAFT; this comes from the exons ATGAAG GGCAGTGGCCGGGCATTTTGTGCTGGTGGAGATATTGTGACACTTTATCATCTCATAAACGCAG GGAAGATGGACGATTGCAAGGAATTTTTTAGGACATTATatactttcatatattttctaGGTACATATTTGAAGCCAAAT GTGGCGCTTTTAAATGGCGTTACTATGGGTGGTGGGGCTGGAGTATCAATCCCTGGGATGTTTAGGGTTGCAACTGATAAAACT GTTTTTGCTACCCCTGAAACTCTCATTGGTTTCCACCCAGATGCTGGCGCGTCATTTTACCTCTCACGTCTCCCTGGTCACCTTG GGGAGTACTTGGCTCTTACAGGAGACAAACTCAATGGATCAGAAATGATTGCTTGCGGGCTTGCTACACATTATGCACATACTGCA AGGCTTCCATTAATTGAAGAACAACTTGGAAAATTGGTTACTGATGATCCTTCAGTCATTGAAACCTCTTTAGAAAAATCTAGTGACCTTGTCTCTCCAGATAAGAAAAGTGTAGTTAAAAG GATTGAAATGCTTGATAGAACTTTCTGCCATGACACAGTTGAAGAAATTATCGATGCTTTG GAGAGTGAAGCAGGTAAAACAAATGATGCATGGTGCGTTTCTACCCTACGGAGGTTTAAAGAAACCTCACCATTAAGTTTGAAGGTTTCTTTGAAATCA ATACGAGAAGCTAGATTTCAGACCCTTGATCAGTGCTTGATCCGCGAATACCGAATGTCACTCCAAGGGATATCTAATCAAGTTTCAAGAGACTTTTGCGAG gGTGTCAGGGCACGGATGGTGGAAAAGGACTTGGCACCAAAG TGGGATCCTCCGAGTTTGGAGCAAGTGTCTGAAGACATGGTGCAGCACTACTTTTCCCGGCTTAACGAGTTTGAGCCTGATCTGGAGCTACCCACAAAACTTCGTGAAGCATTCACATAA